One segment of Primulina huaijiensis isolate GDHJ02 unplaced genomic scaffold, ASM1229523v2 scaffold25443, whole genome shotgun sequence DNA contains the following:
- the LOC140967562 gene encoding glycine-rich protein-like isoform X2 — MGSKALLFLGFFLATYLLISSEVAARELAEASNTEEKDETNEVGVDQYGGYPGGGYGGYPGGGYGGYPGGGYGGNRGGYPGRGGYGGYPRGGYGGNRGGYGGGCRYGCCGRSYGYGGCRCCYYAGQAADADLQTEPGN; from the exons atggGCTCGAAGGCACTTCTCTTTCTTGGCTTCTTCTTAGCCACGTATCTTCTCATCTCTTCTGAAGTAGCTGCTAGGGAATTGGCTGAGGCTTCCAATACTGAGG AAAAGGATGAGACAAATGAAGTCGGGGTAGACCAATACGGAGGTTATCCCGGAGGTGGATACGGAGGCTATCCGGGAGGAGGATATGGAGGCTATCCGGGAGGAGGGTATGGAGGAAACCGTGGTGGCTATCCTGGAAGAGGTGGATATGGAGGCTACCCCAGAGGAGGGTATGGAGGAAACCGTGGTGGCTATGGTGGCGGCTGCCGTTATGGATGCTGTGGTCGCAGCTATGGATATGGCGGATGCAGGTGCTGCTACTATGCCGGTCAAGCAGCTGATGCTGATTTGCAAACCGAGCCTGGAAATTAA
- the LOC140967562 gene encoding glycine-rich protein-like isoform X1: MGSKALLFLGFFLATYLLISSEVAARELAEASNTEGNEKDETNEVGVDQYGGYPGGGYGGYPGGGYGGYPGGGYGGNRGGYPGRGGYGGYPRGGYGGNRGGYGGGCRYGCCGRSYGYGGCRCCYYAGQAADADLQTEPGN; encoded by the exons atggGCTCGAAGGCACTTCTCTTTCTTGGCTTCTTCTTAGCCACGTATCTTCTCATCTCTTCTGAAGTAGCTGCTAGGGAATTGGCTGAGGCTTCCAATACTGAGGGTAATG AAAAGGATGAGACAAATGAAGTCGGGGTAGACCAATACGGAGGTTATCCCGGAGGTGGATACGGAGGCTATCCGGGAGGAGGATATGGAGGCTATCCGGGAGGAGGGTATGGAGGAAACCGTGGTGGCTATCCTGGAAGAGGTGGATATGGAGGCTACCCCAGAGGAGGGTATGGAGGAAACCGTGGTGGCTATGGTGGCGGCTGCCGTTATGGATGCTGTGGTCGCAGCTATGGATATGGCGGATGCAGGTGCTGCTACTATGCCGGTCAAGCAGCTGATGCTGATTTGCAAACCGAGCCTGGAAATTAA